A genomic region of Ovis aries strain OAR_USU_Benz2616 breed Rambouillet chromosome 20, ARS-UI_Ramb_v3.0, whole genome shotgun sequence contains the following coding sequences:
- the ZNF318 gene encoding zinc finger protein 318 isoform X5 gives MYRSGARSSVSSHRPKESGGGDPRTGRSSGSSSGPARRTSPPTSCSSSSRTPARRPRSPSGHRGRRASPSPPRGRRGSPSPPRGRRASPSPPRGRRGSPSPPRARRGSPSPPRGRRLFPPGSAGFRGSSRGESRADFARDGRGDHPGDSGGRRRSPGLRSDSSLEQSLRITVGNDHFCVGIPERRWLSDRLASPVENLEDADRDDLTDDSVFTRSSQCSRGLERYISREEAPLSPFLGQLDEDYRARETFLHRSDYSPHISCHDELLRGTERNRDKLKGSYSIRPEESSREAKRPRYDDTEKIHNMGSDHPSFTSGTRNYRPRRRSPSPRFLDPEFRELDLARRKREEEEERSRSLSQELVGVDSGGTGCPIPGLSGVLTASEPGYSLHRPEEVSVMPKKSILKKRIEVDMEPSLQLESFPSSTSSSQDHPLYSGHSSLPLSGAIAAFASEVENNKGTMVETTLKESQGNLYQWGPLPGIPKDNSPLREKFGSFLCHKEKLDMKTEGPERHTDFLLPHERASQDGSGFSCILSMLADSTGTQEKRRLSFPDIEDEEKFLYGDEEEDLKAESPPKPLGSSESEVMRQKASPLPSSAPTVKLESMEETNPEYAKIHDLLKTIGLDIGVAEISKLAARTQERLHGKKPSGSSADRRSSADRHFSADRCSSVDRRFSADRRSADPHRLESGEVHHSNTHSPEGSHPQQVSPVDPYLLTKNSPPFLKSDHPMGHIAGPEVVGSGFQSSVAVRCMLPSAPSAPVRLPHPASLSQFHVPRASQFAAARIPPNYQGPAIPPASFDAYRHYMAYAASRWPMYSASQPSNHPLPDSHRTVPVSKQATRSRPNLRVIPTVTPDEPKHEESVLGSLPTAQVPVHVSIPSLIRYNPEKISDEKNRASQKQKVIEEREKLKSDREARQKKMYYLRTELERLHKQQGEMLRKKRREKDGHKDPLLVEVSRLQDNIMKDIAELRQEAEEAEKKQSELDKVAQILGINISDKSQKSSSDSREPTEKTGKAEKSKSPEKVSSSSNSSSNSKESKVNNENSRTKSPKPAESPQPAKQSDQPVAAYEYYDAGNHWCKDCNTICGTMFDFFTHMHNKKHTQEQLQKSKDF, from the exons ATGTACCGCAGCGGCGCCCGCTCCTCCGTGTCTTCACACCGGCCTAAAGAGAGCGGCGGGGGCGACCCGCGCACCGGCCGCAGCTCCGGCTCCTCCTCAGGCCCCGCTCGCCGCACCTCACCTCCgacctcctgctcctcctcgtCGCGGACGCCGGCTCGCCGGCCCCGCTCTCCCTCAGGGCACCGCGGCCGCCGGGCCTCTCCGTCCCCTCCGCGGGGTCGCCGCGGCTCCCCGTCTCCGCCCCGCGGCCGCCGGGCCTCGCCGTCCCCGCCGCGGGGTCGTCGCGGCTCCCCATCCCCGCCGCGGGCCCGTCGCGGCTCCCCGTCGCCGCCGCGGGGCAGACGACTCTTCCCGCCGGGCTCGGCCGGCTTCCGAGGGAGCAGCCGAGGGGAGTCCCGCGCCGACTTCGCCAGGGACGGCCGCGGAGACCATCCAGGCGACAGCGGCGGCCGG AGACGCTCTCCTGGTCTGAGATCTGACTCTTCTTTGGAACAGAGCTTACGGATCACTGTTGGCAATGACCACTTCTGTGTTGGCATACCAGAACGGAGGTGGCTTAGTGATCGACTGGCGTCACCAGTGGAAAATCTGGAGGATGCAGACAG GGATGACCTGACTGATGATTCTGTCTTCACTCGAAGCTCCCAATGCTCTCGAGGTCTTGAACGATATATTTCCCGGGAGGAAGCACCTCTCAGTCCCTTCTTGGGACAACTTGATGAGGACTACCGAGCAAGAGAAACTTTCCTGCATCGATCTGATTATAGCCCTCATATCAGTTGTCATGATGAGCTGTTGCGGGGAACAGAACGGAATAGAGACAAACTCAAAGGCTCCTACTCTATACGACCTGAGGAAAGTAGCCGGGAGGCCAAACGGCCCCGCTATGATGACACAGAGAAGATACACAACATGGGAAGTGATCACCCGAGTTTTACATCAGGGACTCGCAACTATCGACCGCGTAGACGGAGCCCAAGCCCTAGGTTTTTAGACCCTGAGTTTCGAGAGCTGGACCTCGCCCGGCGAAAacgagaggaagaggaggaacgAAGTAGGAGCTTGAGTCAGGAGCTGGTGGGAGTTGATAGTGGCGGCACTGGTTGTCCCATCCCTGGATTGTCAGGTGTCCTTACAGCATCGGAGCCAGGATATTCTTTACATCGGCCTGAGGAAGTATCTGTGATGCCCAAGAAGTCAATTCTGAAAAAGCGGATTGAGGTGGACATGGAGCCTTCCTTGCAG CTTGAAAGTTTTCCCAGCAGTACCAGCTCCAGCCAGGATCACCCTCTTTACTCTGGACACTCATCTCTTCCACTAAGTGGTGCTATTGCTGCTTTTGCCTCAGAGGTTGAAAACAACAAGGGAACTATGGTAGAGACTACCCTGAAGGAATCTCAGGGCAACCTCTACCAATGGGGCCCCCTCCCTGGGATACCCAAAGACAACAGTCCCCTCAGAGAGAAGTTTGGAAGTTTTCTGTGCCACAAGGAAAAATTGGATATGAAGACTGAGGGACCAGAGCGACACACAGACTTCTTGCTTCCTCACGAGAGAGCTAGCCAGGATGGCAGTGGTTTCTCCTGCATTCTGAGCATGTTAGCAGATTCTACCGGTACGCAGGAAAAAAGGCGACTTAGCTTTCCTGACATTGAGGATGAAGAGAAGTTTCTCTATGGGGATGAAGAAGAGGATTTAAAAGCAGAATCTCCACCAAAGCCCCTTGGGAGCTCTGAAAGTGAAGTTATGAGGCAGAAGGCAAGCCCCCTACCCTCTTCAGCTCCAACTGTAAAGCTAGAATCAATGGAAGAGACCAATCCAGAATATGCCAAGATTCATGACTTGCTCAAGACCATAGGGCTGGATATTGGGGTAGCCGAGATTAGTAAACTGGCTGCACGCACACAGGAACGACTTCATGGCAAAAAGCCGTCAGGTTCCTCTGCTGACCGCCGTTCCTCTGCTGACCGGCACTTTTCTGCAGACCGCTGTTCCTCCGTTGACCGCCGATTCTCAGCTGATCGGCGCTCTGCAGATCCTCACAGACTGGAGAGCGGGGAGGTGCACCATAGCAATACCCACTCCCCAGAAGGGTCCCATCCACAGCAGGTCTCCCCTGTGGATCCTTACTTGCTCACAAAAAACAGCCCCCCGTTCTTAAAGTCTGACCATCCAATGGGTCATATTGCAGGACCTGAGGTGGTTGGCAGTGGGTTTCAGTCATCTGTTGCAGTCAGGTGCATGTTGCCATCAGCCCCATCTGCCCCAGTTAGACTTCCACACCCTGCTTCTTTATCTCAGTTCCATGTGCCAAGGGCCTCTCAGTTTGCTGCAGCTCGGATACCTCCAAACTACCAGGGACCTGCCATTCCCCCTGCTTCCTTTGATGCCTATAGGCACTACATGGCATATGCAGCCTCAAGGTGGCCCATGTACTCTGCCTCCCAACCTTCAAATCACCCTCTGCCAGACTCACACAGGACAGTGCCAGTTAGCAAACAAGCTACCCGTAGCCGTCCCAACCTCCGTGTGATCCCCACTGTGACTCCTGATGAGCCCAAGCATGAGGAGTCAGTGCTGGGCTCACTTCCTACTGCCCAAGTGCCTGTCCATGTGTCCATCCCATCACTCATAAGATATAATCCAGAGAAGATTTCTGATGAGAAGAACCGTGCTTCCCAGAAACAGAAG GTTATTGAAGAGAGGGAAAAGCTGAAAAGTGACCGTGAAGCTCGCCAGAAGAAGATGTACTATCTTAGAACTGAGTTGGAGCGGCTTCATAAACAGCAAG GGGAAATGCTGCGTAAGAAACGAAGGGAGAAGGATGGTCACAAAGATCCACTCCTAGTAGAGGTGAGTCGGCTTCAGGATAATATTATGAAGGACATTGCAGAACTTCGACAAGAGGcagaagaggcagaaaaaaagCAGTCTGAACTGGACAAAGTGGCTCAGATCTTGGGAATTAACATTTCTGATAAATCTCAGAAGTCTTCAAGTGACAGTAGGGAGCCTACAGAGAAGACTGGGAAAGCAGAAAAATCCAAGAGCCCAGAAAAAGTGTCGTCATCCTCAAACTCCTCTTCCAATAGCAAG GAATCAAAGGTAAACAATGAGAATTCCCGTACTAAGAGCCCCAAGCCTGCTGAGAGCCCCCAGCCAGCTAAGCAGTCTGATCAGCCTGTTGCTGCCTATGAGTATTATGATGCTGGCAATCACTGGTGCAAAGACTGCAACACCATCTGTGGGACCATGTTTGACTTCTTCACCCATATGCACAATAAGAAGCACACACAG
- the ZNF318 gene encoding zinc finger protein 318 isoform X3, which produces MYRSGARSSVSSHRPKESGGGDPRTGRSSGSSSGPARRTSPPTSCSSSSRTPARRPRSPSGHRGRRASPSPPRGRRGSPSPPRGRRASPSPPRGRRGSPSPPRARRGSPSPPRGRRLFPPGSAGFRGSSRGESRADFARDGRGDHPGDSGGRRRSPGLRSDSSLEQSLRITVGNDHFCVGIPERRWLSDRLASPVENLEDADRDDLTDDSVFTRSSQCSRGLERYISREEAPLSPFLGQLDEDYRARETFLHRSDYSPHISCHDELLRGTERNRDKLKGSYSIRPEESSREAKRPRYDDTEKIHNMGSDHPSFTSGTRNYRPRRRSPSPRFLDPEFRELDLARRKREEEEERSRSLSQELVGVDSGGTGCPIPGLSGVLTASEPGYSLHRPEEVSVMPKKSILKKRIEVDMEPSLQLESFPSSTSSSQDHPLYSGHSSLPLSGAIAAFASEVENNKGTMVETTLKESQGNLYQWGPLPGIPKDNSPLREKFGSFLCHKEKLDMKTEGPERHTDFLLPHERASQDGSGFSCILSMLADSTGTQEKRRLSFPDIEDEEKFLYGDEEEDLKAESPPKPLGSSESEVMRQKASPLPSSAPTVKLESMEETNPEYAKIHDLLKTIGLDIGVAEISKLAARTQERLHGKKPSGSSADRRSSADRHFSADRCSSVDRRFSADRRSADPHRLESGEVHHSNTHSPEGSHPQQVSPVDPYLLTKNSPPFLKSDHPMGHIAGPEVVGSGFQSSVAVRCMLPSAPSAPVRLPHPASLSQFHVPRASQFAAARIPPNYQGPAIPPASFDAYRHYMAYAASRWPMYSASQPSNHPLPDSHRTVPVSKQATRSRPNLRVIPTVTPDEPKHEESVLGSLPTAQVPVHVSIPSLIRYNPEKISDEKNRASQKQKVIEEREKLKSDREARQKKMYYLRTELERLHKQQGEMLRKKRREKDGHKDPLLVEVSRLQDNIMKDIAELRQEAEEAEKKQSELDKVAQILGINISDKSQKSSSDSREPTEKTGKAEKSKSPEKVSSSSNSSSNSKESKVNNENSRTKSPKPAESPQPAKQSDQPVAAYEYYDAGNHWCKDCNTICGTMFDFFTHMHNKKHTQLENETFSYGQEPQSEEPRGTNKGDTIPRAQSRGPACN; this is translated from the exons ATGTACCGCAGCGGCGCCCGCTCCTCCGTGTCTTCACACCGGCCTAAAGAGAGCGGCGGGGGCGACCCGCGCACCGGCCGCAGCTCCGGCTCCTCCTCAGGCCCCGCTCGCCGCACCTCACCTCCgacctcctgctcctcctcgtCGCGGACGCCGGCTCGCCGGCCCCGCTCTCCCTCAGGGCACCGCGGCCGCCGGGCCTCTCCGTCCCCTCCGCGGGGTCGCCGCGGCTCCCCGTCTCCGCCCCGCGGCCGCCGGGCCTCGCCGTCCCCGCCGCGGGGTCGTCGCGGCTCCCCATCCCCGCCGCGGGCCCGTCGCGGCTCCCCGTCGCCGCCGCGGGGCAGACGACTCTTCCCGCCGGGCTCGGCCGGCTTCCGAGGGAGCAGCCGAGGGGAGTCCCGCGCCGACTTCGCCAGGGACGGCCGCGGAGACCATCCAGGCGACAGCGGCGGCCGG AGACGCTCTCCTGGTCTGAGATCTGACTCTTCTTTGGAACAGAGCTTACGGATCACTGTTGGCAATGACCACTTCTGTGTTGGCATACCAGAACGGAGGTGGCTTAGTGATCGACTGGCGTCACCAGTGGAAAATCTGGAGGATGCAGACAG GGATGACCTGACTGATGATTCTGTCTTCACTCGAAGCTCCCAATGCTCTCGAGGTCTTGAACGATATATTTCCCGGGAGGAAGCACCTCTCAGTCCCTTCTTGGGACAACTTGATGAGGACTACCGAGCAAGAGAAACTTTCCTGCATCGATCTGATTATAGCCCTCATATCAGTTGTCATGATGAGCTGTTGCGGGGAACAGAACGGAATAGAGACAAACTCAAAGGCTCCTACTCTATACGACCTGAGGAAAGTAGCCGGGAGGCCAAACGGCCCCGCTATGATGACACAGAGAAGATACACAACATGGGAAGTGATCACCCGAGTTTTACATCAGGGACTCGCAACTATCGACCGCGTAGACGGAGCCCAAGCCCTAGGTTTTTAGACCCTGAGTTTCGAGAGCTGGACCTCGCCCGGCGAAAacgagaggaagaggaggaacgAAGTAGGAGCTTGAGTCAGGAGCTGGTGGGAGTTGATAGTGGCGGCACTGGTTGTCCCATCCCTGGATTGTCAGGTGTCCTTACAGCATCGGAGCCAGGATATTCTTTACATCGGCCTGAGGAAGTATCTGTGATGCCCAAGAAGTCAATTCTGAAAAAGCGGATTGAGGTGGACATGGAGCCTTCCTTGCAG CTTGAAAGTTTTCCCAGCAGTACCAGCTCCAGCCAGGATCACCCTCTTTACTCTGGACACTCATCTCTTCCACTAAGTGGTGCTATTGCTGCTTTTGCCTCAGAGGTTGAAAACAACAAGGGAACTATGGTAGAGACTACCCTGAAGGAATCTCAGGGCAACCTCTACCAATGGGGCCCCCTCCCTGGGATACCCAAAGACAACAGTCCCCTCAGAGAGAAGTTTGGAAGTTTTCTGTGCCACAAGGAAAAATTGGATATGAAGACTGAGGGACCAGAGCGACACACAGACTTCTTGCTTCCTCACGAGAGAGCTAGCCAGGATGGCAGTGGTTTCTCCTGCATTCTGAGCATGTTAGCAGATTCTACCGGTACGCAGGAAAAAAGGCGACTTAGCTTTCCTGACATTGAGGATGAAGAGAAGTTTCTCTATGGGGATGAAGAAGAGGATTTAAAAGCAGAATCTCCACCAAAGCCCCTTGGGAGCTCTGAAAGTGAAGTTATGAGGCAGAAGGCAAGCCCCCTACCCTCTTCAGCTCCAACTGTAAAGCTAGAATCAATGGAAGAGACCAATCCAGAATATGCCAAGATTCATGACTTGCTCAAGACCATAGGGCTGGATATTGGGGTAGCCGAGATTAGTAAACTGGCTGCACGCACACAGGAACGACTTCATGGCAAAAAGCCGTCAGGTTCCTCTGCTGACCGCCGTTCCTCTGCTGACCGGCACTTTTCTGCAGACCGCTGTTCCTCCGTTGACCGCCGATTCTCAGCTGATCGGCGCTCTGCAGATCCTCACAGACTGGAGAGCGGGGAGGTGCACCATAGCAATACCCACTCCCCAGAAGGGTCCCATCCACAGCAGGTCTCCCCTGTGGATCCTTACTTGCTCACAAAAAACAGCCCCCCGTTCTTAAAGTCTGACCATCCAATGGGTCATATTGCAGGACCTGAGGTGGTTGGCAGTGGGTTTCAGTCATCTGTTGCAGTCAGGTGCATGTTGCCATCAGCCCCATCTGCCCCAGTTAGACTTCCACACCCTGCTTCTTTATCTCAGTTCCATGTGCCAAGGGCCTCTCAGTTTGCTGCAGCTCGGATACCTCCAAACTACCAGGGACCTGCCATTCCCCCTGCTTCCTTTGATGCCTATAGGCACTACATGGCATATGCAGCCTCAAGGTGGCCCATGTACTCTGCCTCCCAACCTTCAAATCACCCTCTGCCAGACTCACACAGGACAGTGCCAGTTAGCAAACAAGCTACCCGTAGCCGTCCCAACCTCCGTGTGATCCCCACTGTGACTCCTGATGAGCCCAAGCATGAGGAGTCAGTGCTGGGCTCACTTCCTACTGCCCAAGTGCCTGTCCATGTGTCCATCCCATCACTCATAAGATATAATCCAGAGAAGATTTCTGATGAGAAGAACCGTGCTTCCCAGAAACAGAAG GTTATTGAAGAGAGGGAAAAGCTGAAAAGTGACCGTGAAGCTCGCCAGAAGAAGATGTACTATCTTAGAACTGAGTTGGAGCGGCTTCATAAACAGCAAG GGGAAATGCTGCGTAAGAAACGAAGGGAGAAGGATGGTCACAAAGATCCACTCCTAGTAGAGGTGAGTCGGCTTCAGGATAATATTATGAAGGACATTGCAGAACTTCGACAAGAGGcagaagaggcagaaaaaaagCAGTCTGAACTGGACAAAGTGGCTCAGATCTTGGGAATTAACATTTCTGATAAATCTCAGAAGTCTTCAAGTGACAGTAGGGAGCCTACAGAGAAGACTGGGAAAGCAGAAAAATCCAAGAGCCCAGAAAAAGTGTCGTCATCCTCAAACTCCTCTTCCAATAGCAAG GAATCAAAGGTAAACAATGAGAATTCCCGTACTAAGAGCCCCAAGCCTGCTGAGAGCCCCCAGCCAGCTAAGCAGTCTGATCAGCCTGTTGCTGCCTATGAGTATTATGATGCTGGCAATCACTGGTGCAAAGACTGCAACACCATCTGTGGGACCATGTTTGACTTCTTCACCCATATGCACAATAAGAAGCACACACAG CTGGAAAATGAAACATTCTCATATGGGCAGGAGCCCCAATCTGAAGAGCCAAGAGGTACCAACAAAGGAGACACCATCCCCAGGGCTCAGTCCAGGGGACCTGCCTGTAACTAA
- the ZNF318 gene encoding zinc finger protein 318 isoform X4, with amino-acid sequence MYRSGARSSVSSHRPKESGGGDPRTGRSSGSSSGPARRTSPPTSCSSSSRTPARRPRSPSGHRGRRASPSPPRGRRGSPSPPRGRRASPSPPRGRRGSPSPPRARRGSPSPPRGRRLFPPGSAGFRGSSRGESRADFARDGRGDHPGDSGGRRRSPGLRSDSSLEQSLRITVGNDHFCVGIPERRWLSDRLASPVENLEDADRDDLTDDSVFTRSSQCSRGLERYISREEAPLSPFLGQLDEDYRARETFLHRSDYSPHISCHDELLRGTERNRDKLKGSYSIRPEESSREAKRPRYDDTEKIHNMGSDHPSFTSGTRNYRPRRRSPSPRFLDPEFRELDLARRKREEEEERSRSLSQELVGVDSGGTGCPIPGLSGVLTASEPGYSLHRPEEVSVMPKKSILKKRIEVDMEPSLQLESFPSSTSSSQDHPLYSGHSSLPLSGAIAAFASEVENNKGTMVETTLKESQGNLYQWGPLPGIPKDNSPLREKFGSFLCHKEKLDMKTEGPERHTDFLLPHERASQDGSGFSCILSMLADSTGTQEKRRLSFPDIEDEEKFLYGDEEEDLKAESPPKPLGSSESEVMRQKASPLPSSAPTVKLESMEETNPEYAKIHDLLKTIGLDIGVAEISKLAARTQERLHGKKPSGSSADRRSSADRHFSADRCSSVDRRFSADRRSADPHRLESGEVHHSNTHSPEGSHPQQVSPVDPYLLTKNSPPFLKSDHPMGHIAGPEVVGSGFQSSVAVRCMLPSAPSAPVRLPHPASLSQFHVPRASQFAAARIPPNYQGPAIPPASFDAYRHYMAYAASRWPMYSASQPSNHPLPDSHRTVPVSKQATRSRPNLRVIPTVTPDEPKHEESVLGSLPTAQVPVHVSIPSLIRYNPEKISDEKNRASQKQKVIEEREKLKSDREARQKKMYYLRTELERLHKQQGEMLRKKRREKDGHKDPLLVEVSRLQDNIMKDIAELRQEAEEAEKKQSELDKVAQILGINISDKSQKSSSDSREPTEKTGKAEKSKSPEKVSSSSNSSSNSKESKVNNENSRTKSPKPAESPQPAKQSDQPVAAYEYYDAGNHWCKDCNTICGTMFDFFTHMHNKKHTQEPQSEEPRGTNKGDTIPRAQSRGPACN; translated from the exons ATGTACCGCAGCGGCGCCCGCTCCTCCGTGTCTTCACACCGGCCTAAAGAGAGCGGCGGGGGCGACCCGCGCACCGGCCGCAGCTCCGGCTCCTCCTCAGGCCCCGCTCGCCGCACCTCACCTCCgacctcctgctcctcctcgtCGCGGACGCCGGCTCGCCGGCCCCGCTCTCCCTCAGGGCACCGCGGCCGCCGGGCCTCTCCGTCCCCTCCGCGGGGTCGCCGCGGCTCCCCGTCTCCGCCCCGCGGCCGCCGGGCCTCGCCGTCCCCGCCGCGGGGTCGTCGCGGCTCCCCATCCCCGCCGCGGGCCCGTCGCGGCTCCCCGTCGCCGCCGCGGGGCAGACGACTCTTCCCGCCGGGCTCGGCCGGCTTCCGAGGGAGCAGCCGAGGGGAGTCCCGCGCCGACTTCGCCAGGGACGGCCGCGGAGACCATCCAGGCGACAGCGGCGGCCGG AGACGCTCTCCTGGTCTGAGATCTGACTCTTCTTTGGAACAGAGCTTACGGATCACTGTTGGCAATGACCACTTCTGTGTTGGCATACCAGAACGGAGGTGGCTTAGTGATCGACTGGCGTCACCAGTGGAAAATCTGGAGGATGCAGACAG GGATGACCTGACTGATGATTCTGTCTTCACTCGAAGCTCCCAATGCTCTCGAGGTCTTGAACGATATATTTCCCGGGAGGAAGCACCTCTCAGTCCCTTCTTGGGACAACTTGATGAGGACTACCGAGCAAGAGAAACTTTCCTGCATCGATCTGATTATAGCCCTCATATCAGTTGTCATGATGAGCTGTTGCGGGGAACAGAACGGAATAGAGACAAACTCAAAGGCTCCTACTCTATACGACCTGAGGAAAGTAGCCGGGAGGCCAAACGGCCCCGCTATGATGACACAGAGAAGATACACAACATGGGAAGTGATCACCCGAGTTTTACATCAGGGACTCGCAACTATCGACCGCGTAGACGGAGCCCAAGCCCTAGGTTTTTAGACCCTGAGTTTCGAGAGCTGGACCTCGCCCGGCGAAAacgagaggaagaggaggaacgAAGTAGGAGCTTGAGTCAGGAGCTGGTGGGAGTTGATAGTGGCGGCACTGGTTGTCCCATCCCTGGATTGTCAGGTGTCCTTACAGCATCGGAGCCAGGATATTCTTTACATCGGCCTGAGGAAGTATCTGTGATGCCCAAGAAGTCAATTCTGAAAAAGCGGATTGAGGTGGACATGGAGCCTTCCTTGCAG CTTGAAAGTTTTCCCAGCAGTACCAGCTCCAGCCAGGATCACCCTCTTTACTCTGGACACTCATCTCTTCCACTAAGTGGTGCTATTGCTGCTTTTGCCTCAGAGGTTGAAAACAACAAGGGAACTATGGTAGAGACTACCCTGAAGGAATCTCAGGGCAACCTCTACCAATGGGGCCCCCTCCCTGGGATACCCAAAGACAACAGTCCCCTCAGAGAGAAGTTTGGAAGTTTTCTGTGCCACAAGGAAAAATTGGATATGAAGACTGAGGGACCAGAGCGACACACAGACTTCTTGCTTCCTCACGAGAGAGCTAGCCAGGATGGCAGTGGTTTCTCCTGCATTCTGAGCATGTTAGCAGATTCTACCGGTACGCAGGAAAAAAGGCGACTTAGCTTTCCTGACATTGAGGATGAAGAGAAGTTTCTCTATGGGGATGAAGAAGAGGATTTAAAAGCAGAATCTCCACCAAAGCCCCTTGGGAGCTCTGAAAGTGAAGTTATGAGGCAGAAGGCAAGCCCCCTACCCTCTTCAGCTCCAACTGTAAAGCTAGAATCAATGGAAGAGACCAATCCAGAATATGCCAAGATTCATGACTTGCTCAAGACCATAGGGCTGGATATTGGGGTAGCCGAGATTAGTAAACTGGCTGCACGCACACAGGAACGACTTCATGGCAAAAAGCCGTCAGGTTCCTCTGCTGACCGCCGTTCCTCTGCTGACCGGCACTTTTCTGCAGACCGCTGTTCCTCCGTTGACCGCCGATTCTCAGCTGATCGGCGCTCTGCAGATCCTCACAGACTGGAGAGCGGGGAGGTGCACCATAGCAATACCCACTCCCCAGAAGGGTCCCATCCACAGCAGGTCTCCCCTGTGGATCCTTACTTGCTCACAAAAAACAGCCCCCCGTTCTTAAAGTCTGACCATCCAATGGGTCATATTGCAGGACCTGAGGTGGTTGGCAGTGGGTTTCAGTCATCTGTTGCAGTCAGGTGCATGTTGCCATCAGCCCCATCTGCCCCAGTTAGACTTCCACACCCTGCTTCTTTATCTCAGTTCCATGTGCCAAGGGCCTCTCAGTTTGCTGCAGCTCGGATACCTCCAAACTACCAGGGACCTGCCATTCCCCCTGCTTCCTTTGATGCCTATAGGCACTACATGGCATATGCAGCCTCAAGGTGGCCCATGTACTCTGCCTCCCAACCTTCAAATCACCCTCTGCCAGACTCACACAGGACAGTGCCAGTTAGCAAACAAGCTACCCGTAGCCGTCCCAACCTCCGTGTGATCCCCACTGTGACTCCTGATGAGCCCAAGCATGAGGAGTCAGTGCTGGGCTCACTTCCTACTGCCCAAGTGCCTGTCCATGTGTCCATCCCATCACTCATAAGATATAATCCAGAGAAGATTTCTGATGAGAAGAACCGTGCTTCCCAGAAACAGAAG GTTATTGAAGAGAGGGAAAAGCTGAAAAGTGACCGTGAAGCTCGCCAGAAGAAGATGTACTATCTTAGAACTGAGTTGGAGCGGCTTCATAAACAGCAAG GGGAAATGCTGCGTAAGAAACGAAGGGAGAAGGATGGTCACAAAGATCCACTCCTAGTAGAGGTGAGTCGGCTTCAGGATAATATTATGAAGGACATTGCAGAACTTCGACAAGAGGcagaagaggcagaaaaaaagCAGTCTGAACTGGACAAAGTGGCTCAGATCTTGGGAATTAACATTTCTGATAAATCTCAGAAGTCTTCAAGTGACAGTAGGGAGCCTACAGAGAAGACTGGGAAAGCAGAAAAATCCAAGAGCCCAGAAAAAGTGTCGTCATCCTCAAACTCCTCTTCCAATAGCAAG GAATCAAAGGTAAACAATGAGAATTCCCGTACTAAGAGCCCCAAGCCTGCTGAGAGCCCCCAGCCAGCTAAGCAGTCTGATCAGCCTGTTGCTGCCTATGAGTATTATGATGCTGGCAATCACTGGTGCAAAGACTGCAACACCATCTGTGGGACCATGTTTGACTTCTTCACCCATATGCACAATAAGAAGCACACACAG GAGCCCCAATCTGAAGAGCCAAGAGGTACCAACAAAGGAGACACCATCCCCAGGGCTCAGTCCAGGGGACCTGCCTGTAACTAA